Below is a genomic region from Miscanthus floridulus cultivar M001 chromosome 1, ASM1932011v1, whole genome shotgun sequence.
ATGCAATTTTGTAGTGTAGTGGTAGCGAAGGATCTGGAATGGAGAAACGACCAGAAAAAAaatgtagatctcaaaaagttatgtaactttgtagttgagaaccttttcatttgaaatcatctatcaaatgaaaattatatttgtatttctcacatttgaaatttgatttttttcaAATAATCTCAGAAGAAATAATCAAAATCAAAGTTGCAGATCTTGAAAAGTTGtacaactttatagatgacaacattttcatttgaaatcatctatccaagGAAAACCACGTTTGAattttctcacatttgaaatttgaattcttcAAACGATCTTAgatagagaaatgaccaaaaccaaagttgtagatcttgaaaagttataaaattttatagttgacaatttttccatttgaattcgtttagggtcctAAATACTTATTTCAAAATCAGATAAACATAAAATGGGAAAGGACGAATATTCTGGTGAACACAACTGTCTTATGGGTGGAATGTTAGGGGATGAACGCGCGACCGTGCAGCTAGTTGGTGGAGGGCTTCTTGGGATTAAAACAAAATTTTTACaattttttagccctttttggTTTTATGCAAAACCTTATCACCAGCGACGAAGCCAGCGGcgtgctccagccccccctacggccatgatttacatggagcccggacttagcccgggctaccgccatgaggaggaagaagaaggcaaggaggggctggaggaagaagaagaggaagccagCTCTGGCTTCGTCGATTCTTGGCTTCGTCGCTGCTTATCACCACTTTTCCATTACCGATTCCAGAAACTAGCAGTAATAGGCGTTTAGACCAAGCAGTAAAGGCCTAATCTGGGTAGTGTTATATAGAAAATTGACTAAGATTGGGGCAGTAAAGACCCCTGCTCTACTATGCTTCGCCGTCGACGATCACCCCGCGCCGCTCCTGCTCCTGTCGCTTGCTCCGCTGCCTGCCCCACCTGACGGCGCGGGCACCGCCATGCCCACATTGTGGCCACTAGCTGGCAACTGAGGCTGCTGCGCGCGTGCTCGTGCCTGACGACAGGCTCCACCAGCGCAAGGAGAAGCACCgggccctggcgtggaagccctcCGACCTCGCCTCCTGCTAGGCTATGGCGCCCCGATGCAAACGGTGGAGGAGGCCTTACCGGGATATGATGCATATTTTAAGCATATATTTTAAATGTTTcggatgttttagaggtatgttgcaagtgttttatacggatgttgcaaaagtagatcggatttttacaatggttgtacacgtatgttgcaagcgtctgtcccCAATGTTTCATATATTTTCTAGACGTgggttgcaagtgtgtttatctagatgttgcatatgtttcacacatatgttgcacttattttatctggatgttacgtatgtttgcaatgtttttcatgtgttttttcaggtttttcagacgtatgttttaagtgttttatttatctttttttgtatgttgcaaatgttgcatctgactgtttcaaaaatagatcgggtgttgcacatgagaTGCGCGTGGGAAGCGGGAGGGGTGCGAGAGGTCCCCGCGCGCGTGACGTGGGCCCTGCATGGGTGCATGTGACGCAGGTGCGGTCGAGCGACGTCCGAGCAACGTGGGTCCATGCGTGGACGCGTGAAAACGGATTGCAGCCGCGAGCGTCCGTCTGTCCGAACTTTCAGGCACTAGCAGTGCCCTAAGAAATTTACTTCTTTTAACATttgatataaatatagatatagatcaTGGCTGCACTGCAGGTTACTTTCAAAGTTTTAGTAAATTCTATGTGAATATGGAGCGTGATATATATTGAAACGTGAAACTAGCCCGCGAGAATCAAGACGTGGAACAAGAACACAAAGGTGCGTAGCCAACTGAAGTACTCCATGTGGCCCACTGAAAGAGTGTTTCCTAGCTCCGATCCTCGGTGTCTGTACGCACAGAAATATTCCGGTTCCTTAGCAGCCGGTACGGCTTGACTATGCACAGTGCAACTAATTATGTATATTATAAATTTCTAGTTATCATGCGTCGTAGAAAAAAAAGTCAGTGtccaaataaataaattatttaatccgTCAGCCGCAATTGAACAGTGGTTTAGCTGCCATATTATTTGTTCAGGGTCTATATATACCATGATGTTGCCTTTCACTCCGACCTTATCtgttatatatataattatatgcatCTCTCGGCTCTAAACATGGCTTAGAAGATGTCATTACAAAGGAGAATTCATTGTAGCATATTGGCTTAAAAAAATCATTGTAGCATTTACGTGTGGCTACAGAAATTGAAAAGAACCATTGTCTTGTCCCAGGAAGAATCGTTTTCTGTCCTTGCTAGGCTAAGAAAAAAGCGaaatatttctgaaaagaaataaaTGGTGAAATGACATCATCTTACACGGCTGGCAACTGGCGAGTCCCGAGCCCATACATATGCACCACCTCGACCTCTGaaggcagttttttttttttttttttacggcACATGCTCTATTGCTGTGCACAGCAGGAGAGAGAGAAATTGTCTTTCTCCTGCTGTGCACGAATCTCATAGTGAATGACGGTGCACAGTTGCAGAGCACATGCCCTTAGGGGCAAATTTTACTTTCTCCTCGATCTCTATATGAAGGGCTCCATGGATCCTCAACACAGTCCATCCCTCGCTGCTTCATACATAGCCAACTAGGATCTCTCAACAGCACATTAGCTGATTGTACTTGTTGGCCTTGCCCCCCCGGCCAGTTCATTAGCAATGGAGTACTCCAAAGCCCTAGCGTCACTGTTCACCATGCTGGTGCTGGCACCTCTCCCCCTCCTCGTCAAGGCCACAGACCCAGACCCTCTGCAGGACTTCTGCGTCGCCGACCTCAGCGGCAAACTATCAGTAAACGGCTTCCCCTGCCAGCCGTCCTCGTCGGCCGGCGACGAGTTCCTCTTCTCGGACAAGATCGCCACGGGAGGCGACCCGCTGGCCAACCCGAACGGCTCCAACGTGACGGAGCTGGACGTGTCCGAGTGGCCCGGCGTGAACACGCTGGGCGTGTCCATGAACCGCGTCGACTTCGCGCCCGGCGGCACCAACCCGCCGCACGTCCACCCGCGCGCCACCGAGGTAGGGCTCGTCACCCGCGGCGAGCTCCTCGTGGGCATCGTCGGCAGCCTCGACTCCGGGAACAGGTACTACTCCAAGGTGGTCCGCGCCGGGGAGACGTTCGTCATCCCGCGCGGGCTCATGCACTTCCAGTTCAACGTCGGCAAGGAGTACGCCACCATGGTCGTGTCGTTCAACAGCCAGAACCCGGGCATCATCTTCGTGCCCCTCACGCTGTTCGGGTCCTCTCCGCCGATCCCGACGCCCGTGCTCGCCAAGGCGCTCCGGGTGGACGCCAGTGTCGTGGATCTCATCAAGTCCAAGTTCGCCGGTGGGTACTGAGAGCCATCTGTCCAGTGCACTGCTGTGCACCGACAATGGCTTTGCGTTGGCGGATTGATCTCTCCATACGAAATGCATGCATAGGTGACGTCGTGACGATCAGCAACAATTTGATACGCCAGGGAAATAATATAATGTCGATGTGTTAGAGCACATATAATAAAGCTATGGTTAAGGTTCAGTCGTAATAAGAAAGATTATTGCCTTGATGTTCACTGCCTAGTCGAGGTTAAAATGTATTTGCTCATTTTCCATGTAATAATAACAATGAAACTATATTGTGTTCTTTTTCAGTGTGTTTCATTAAAAATTAGAAACGATGAGGAATCATATTGTGCTCATTTTTCAGTTGCTTACGGTGGAATTTGGCCTCCAATTCTGAGTTTAGAAAGTAAACTCAGCATAAGCGCAGTTATTATCTAGTCTAGTAATAAGATTTGTTCCACGTGGGTATATTACACACGTGGGTATGCTCAACGGTCAACCTCATTAGGTTTATGCTAAGGCCCTGTTTGACTACAAGAAATTTGACTATCTTTAATTGATGATGAGGAATCATCACAAAATACATATAATTTTGTCATATAAGCATAATAGCAATATTTTCCTGCGTCCTGATGATCATCCTGGAACCATTGTCATAAATGGTATTATGACGTTATATACAAAATTGTCATATAGAAAGTAACACGGTCATAACATTGCCAGGCTTCTTGAGAGGTTTCAACTTTGGCTTCTATGACTCCTTAGCCGAAATCCTGCCAAATACTAACTCAAGAAACAACTCCACGAGAGAAGCTCCATAGTGGAGAAATTGTTTTTTGTACTACGAGGATATAGGAATGTGGCTTCTTCGACTTCTCCGTCTCATTGAGCAAAGTTGGTTGCAAAGAAACCCGATCGAACGTAACCTAGAGTTTACACCATTTTATCAACTATATAGATGTCTAGATGAGCAAATAAAACTAAATAAACTCCTACAAGATCCATATTTTTGGCTTGGCCCTAAACGTGCTACGTCATGGCATGTTCCTATAGCGTCAGGGTAGGCACAACCGAGGTGTAGTGCGATGCCTAACAACCCTAATTAGAACCGCTGGGCGGCACAAAGCATGACCCGTTT
It encodes:
- the LOC136472471 gene encoding germin-like protein 3-5 encodes the protein MEYSKALASLFTMLVLAPLPLLVKATDPDPLQDFCVADLSGKLSVNGFPCQPSSSAGDEFLFSDKIATGGDPLANPNGSNVTELDVSEWPGVNTLGVSMNRVDFAPGGTNPPHVHPRATEVGLVTRGELLVGIVGSLDSGNRYYSKVVRAGETFVIPRGLMHFQFNVGKEYATMVVSFNSQNPGIIFVPLTLFGSSPPIPTPVLAKALRVDASVVDLIKSKFAGGY